From the Candidatus Dormiibacterota bacterium genome, one window contains:
- a CDS encoding cytochrome P450: protein MDSRLSTRTASRDKRRVQRAAAWHELRIYAASHPLALVFSELVRRLGPVVRLPVMGSIVNDPELAREILEDERHFSKTGPGSMGVVITQVMGPFALFNMHGGPHHELRAQLTDLFSRTYLDRLDAAVLEPAVDALRLELAAGERVDLVRFVHVLTGSLMCHMLGIDAADERIALDMWQLGEELVSVLRLSTRRLSERQVRERQLVLERLAVYMRTAYDAGPRSDSLIQRLRMLGLPFEQVKGVTASLFLAGTQTISTALPRLVALLIDSGELGRLREDRALLIPAIDEGLRLTVPTPIMLRSVERDTIVRGHRFRHGGRVMIHTYNLMKHPAWFPRPRSFDVDRRVDRRVRNLWFGAGAHFCIGYTLAQRELRAVLTGLLGLPQPVRVVRRRYARRVFIPAYSLLEIELVR from the coding sequence GTGGATAGCCGATTATCCACGCGGACTGCGTCGCGTGACAAGCGCCGGGTTCAGCGCGCGGCCGCGTGGCACGAACTGCGCATCTACGCCGCGAGCCACCCGCTGGCACTGGTCTTCTCCGAACTCGTGAGGCGCCTGGGACCGGTCGTGAGGCTGCCGGTGATGGGCAGCATCGTCAATGATCCGGAACTGGCTCGCGAGATCCTCGAGGACGAGCGGCACTTCAGCAAGACGGGCCCCGGCAGCATGGGGGTCGTGATCACGCAGGTCATGGGTCCTTTCGCGCTCTTCAACATGCACGGCGGGCCGCATCACGAATTGCGAGCCCAGCTCACCGACCTCTTTTCGCGGACCTACCTCGATCGGCTCGATGCCGCTGTCCTCGAGCCCGCGGTGGATGCCCTGCGCCTCGAGCTGGCTGCCGGTGAGCGCGTGGACCTGGTGCGGTTCGTTCACGTCCTGACCGGAAGCCTGATGTGCCACATGTTGGGGATCGATGCGGCGGACGAACGAATCGCCCTCGACATGTGGCAACTCGGCGAGGAACTGGTCTCCGTGCTGCGGCTGTCGACCCGGCGGTTGAGCGAGCGGCAGGTCCGCGAGCGACAGCTGGTGCTCGAGCGGTTAGCCGTCTACATGCGAACGGCGTACGACGCCGGCCCCAGGTCGGATTCCCTCATCCAGCGGCTTCGCATGCTGGGATTGCCGTTTGAACAGGTCAAAGGGGTCACGGCGTCACTGTTCCTGGCGGGAACCCAGACGATCTCGACCGCCCTGCCGCGGCTGGTCGCCCTGCTGATCGACAGTGGCGAACTGGGGCGCCTTCGCGAAGATCGCGCGCTGCTGATACCGGCTATCGATGAAGGCCTTCGACTGACGGTCCCAACGCCCATCATGCTTCGCAGCGTCGAGCGCGACACGATCGTTCGCGGCCATCGCTTCCGGCACGGCGGCCGGGTGATGATTCACACCTACAACCTTATGAAGCATCCCGCCTGGTTTCCCCGGCCGCGAAGCTTCGACGTCGACCGTCGCGTCGACCGGCGCGTTCGCAACCTCTGGTTTGGCGCCGGCGCGCATTTCTGTATCGGGTATACGCTGGCACAGCGCGAGCTCCGCGCCGTACTCACTGGTCTGCTCGGGCTTCCCCAGCCTGTCCGGGTTGTGCGTCGGCGCTACGCCCGACGCGTCTTCATCCCGGCGTATTCCCTGTTGGAAATCGAGCTCGTGCGATGA
- a CDS encoding MFS transporter yields MLLGLLTFTDTFGYAIVLPVLPFAAQRMHLGALVIGGVFATYSFCQLLAAPVLGSLSDRYGRRPLLLVSQAGSIVGFIVLALANSAGWFYLSRLIDGLTAGNIAIIWAAVLDHYPRSEWGRRFANLSTATGIGILLGLIVSSLLARYGLALVAAVAIALTVINMAVTLFAFPAANVVPARAGWGIRLAGARFIELVTRPSNAVTRRVVFAGLLSTIVQSAFLLAFPLFLFRLLHFDASQAALTLTVLFGFAAAFQVLALAPLVRRLGDRGAAIAGFALVVPGAVTIAMVRTFPLVLLAGTIIMWGIVLLNPSLTALLGRANRTLDEGAIMGVNQSIASAGQMLGPLAGYAALALASTAGYGALCAVLAAAGLIMSLQIRVRDDRP; encoded by the coding sequence ATGCTGCTCGGGCTGCTCACGTTCACCGACACCTTCGGCTATGCGATCGTGCTGCCGGTGCTGCCGTTCGCCGCCCAGCGTATGCATCTCGGCGCGTTGGTCATCGGTGGGGTCTTCGCCACCTATTCGTTCTGCCAGCTGCTGGCCGCTCCCGTGCTCGGATCGTTGAGCGATCGGTACGGCCGCCGGCCCTTGCTGCTGGTCAGCCAGGCGGGCAGTATTGTCGGATTCATCGTCCTGGCGCTCGCCAACTCGGCCGGCTGGTTCTACCTCTCGCGGTTGATCGACGGACTGACGGCCGGCAACATCGCGATCATCTGGGCCGCGGTGCTCGATCACTATCCCCGCTCCGAGTGGGGTCGGCGCTTCGCCAACCTCTCGACGGCGACCGGCATCGGCATCCTGCTGGGGCTGATCGTCAGCTCGTTGCTGGCTCGGTACGGCCTCGCCCTGGTGGCGGCGGTGGCGATCGCATTGACCGTGATCAACATGGCCGTCACGCTGTTCGCCTTTCCAGCGGCCAACGTTGTCCCTGCCCGAGCGGGATGGGGAATCCGGTTGGCGGGTGCCCGCTTTATCGAGCTGGTCACGCGGCCGTCGAACGCGGTAACGCGGCGGGTCGTCTTCGCGGGCCTGCTGTCGACCATCGTGCAGAGCGCATTCCTCCTCGCCTTCCCGCTGTTCCTTTTTCGGCTGCTCCATTTCGACGCATCGCAGGCCGCGCTCACCCTCACCGTCTTGTTTGGCTTCGCCGCGGCGTTCCAGGTCCTGGCGCTGGCGCCGCTCGTGCGCCGGCTGGGTGACCGAGGCGCGGCAATCGCGGGATTTGCCCTGGTCGTCCCGGGGGCCGTGACGATCGCCATGGTGCGAACGTTTCCGCTAGTGCTGCTTGCCGGCACCATCATCATGTGGGGCATCGTTCTCCTCAACCCATCGCTGACCGCGCTCCTCGGCCGCGCCAATCGGACGCTGGACGAAGGCGCGATCATGGGCGTCAACCAATCGATCGCGAGCGCCGGCCAGATGCTGGGACCGCTGGCGGGGTACGCGGCCCTCGCGCTGGCGTCGACCGCGGGGTACGGCGCGCTGTGCGCGGTCCTGGCCGCCGCGGGTCTTATCATGTCGCTCCAAATCCGGGTGCGTGATGACCGCCCCTGA
- a CDS encoding glycosyltransferase family 2 protein, whose translation MTAPDFWVVVPFFNEAGWITATLEALAAQTDRAFSLLLVDNGSTDAGRAEIEAFRGRHPEMTIEVIAELEKGTGAAADTGFRYAIAHGARYIARTDADCLPRRDWVASIKRAFGEELEFVIGTIKPRADDFPLSWGDRIAIPVLIFVASNWGKIYRRGRPGQFRYAYIMVAGNNLAITASMYERAGGFPRSRIEDVHEDRVLGDRIRMLTRRTRRKRNVVVYNSTRRARRYGFINTLLWYWEHRYRPQEIDVR comes from the coding sequence ATGACCGCCCCTGACTTCTGGGTGGTCGTGCCTTTCTTCAACGAAGCCGGGTGGATCACTGCCACGCTCGAGGCGCTGGCGGCGCAGACCGATCGGGCCTTTAGCCTGCTGCTTGTCGACAACGGCAGCACGGATGCCGGTCGCGCCGAGATCGAGGCCTTCCGCGGCCGACACCCCGAGATGACGATCGAGGTCATCGCTGAACTGGAAAAGGGGACCGGGGCCGCCGCCGACACCGGCTTTCGCTACGCGATCGCGCACGGAGCGCGCTACATTGCGCGCACGGATGCCGATTGTCTCCCGCGGCGCGACTGGGTCGCGAGCATCAAGCGAGCCTTCGGGGAAGAACTCGAGTTCGTGATCGGCACGATCAAGCCACGGGCGGATGACTTCCCGCTGAGTTGGGGTGACCGGATTGCGATCCCCGTGCTGATCTTCGTGGCATCGAATTGGGGAAAGATCTACCGTCGGGGCCGGCCCGGCCAGTTCCGGTACGCCTACATCATGGTGGCCGGGAACAACCTCGCCATTACCGCATCGATGTACGAACGGGCGGGCGGATTTCCGCGGTCCCGCATCGAGGACGTGCACGAGGACCGTGTCCTCGGCGACCGCATCAGAATGCTGACGCGGCGTACGCGGAGAAAGCGCAACGTCGTGGTCTACAACTCGACTCGCCGGGCGCGCCGCTACGGCTTCATCAATACGTTGCTGTGGTACTGGGAGCATCGCTACCGTCCCCAGGAGATCGACGTGCGATAG
- a CDS encoding ketoacyl-ACP synthase III — translation MATLISTNSRVALTGIAAYLPPQQRSSAEVESLIAASSPQVRVPRGIVELMTGIRCRRVAADGVNASDLAAAAGRRVLDKTGIDPADVDLLIYASVSQDLVEPATANIVQEKLGTHSPVFDLKNACNSFLNALQVAEALIQNGTYRTILVTVGELPSRCIKWSVRDRRDLRLSFPGYTLGDAGAAAVLQLSESGRGIYYRSFQTASRFWDLGVIPGGGSMHPRGDEWTYIQGDGSQLKDAFFEVGPGILQDALAATGTACADYQRVLVHQVSMPFIRTFLEMSGVPQEKIVLTLPELGNMGAASLPVAFAIAEERGEIHRGDRLMWIGLAGGISMGVMLMEY, via the coding sequence GTGGCGACGCTGATATCGACGAACTCGCGCGTCGCTCTCACGGGTATTGCCGCCTATCTGCCGCCGCAGCAGCGCTCCAGCGCCGAGGTCGAGTCCCTCATCGCGGCGTCGAGCCCGCAGGTTCGTGTGCCACGCGGAATCGTCGAGCTGATGACGGGCATTCGCTGCCGTAGGGTCGCGGCCGATGGTGTCAACGCCTCCGACCTGGCCGCGGCCGCCGGGCGCCGGGTCCTCGACAAAACTGGCATCGATCCGGCGGACGTCGATCTGCTGATCTACGCCTCGGTCAGCCAGGACCTGGTGGAACCGGCGACCGCCAACATCGTCCAAGAAAAGCTTGGAACTCACAGCCCGGTTTTCGACCTGAAGAACGCCTGCAACAGCTTCCTCAATGCGCTCCAGGTCGCGGAGGCGCTGATCCAAAACGGCACCTATCGGACAATCCTCGTCACGGTCGGAGAGCTGCCGTCGCGTTGCATCAAGTGGTCGGTCCGCGACCGCAGGGACTTGCGCCTCAGCTTTCCCGGCTACACCCTTGGCGATGCCGGAGCCGCGGCCGTGCTGCAACTCTCTGAGAGCGGACGGGGCATCTACTACCGGTCCTTCCAGACCGCCAGCCGCTTCTGGGACCTGGGCGTGATTCCGGGCGGCGGATCGATGCACCCCCGCGGCGATGAATGGACCTACATCCAGGGCGATGGCAGCCAACTCAAGGACGCATTCTTCGAGGTGGGCCCGGGCATTCTCCAGGACGCGCTGGCGGCGACAGGCACGGCCTGCGCGGATTATCAGCGGGTTCTGGTGCATCAGGTCTCGATGCCGTTCATCCGAACGTTCCTCGAGATGAGCGGTGTCCCGCAGGAAAAAATCGTCCTCACCCTGCCGGAGCTCGGCAACATGGGCGCCGCCTCGCTGCCCGTCGCCTTCGCGATCGCCGAAGAGCGCGGCGAGATTCACCGGGGCGACCGGTTGATGTGGATCGGGCTGGCGGGCGGCATCAGCATGGGCGTGATGCTGATGGAGTACTGA
- a CDS encoding LamG domain-containing protein, with product MAYWRMDETTGTTMADATGNANNGHYAGIYTLGQPGAIGGGSAAVAFDGQSGAASVLSSTSLQVNTVTIEAWINKRADTEYGVYVAKNVEPGGGAGSSWFQLLNSHHNGKLEFRVTSDGSPAVVSNSTLALNTWYYVVATYDGSTAKLYVNGKPDGTLKVTAVPKQTADPLFLGRRMDGLFNDAALADVAIYATALSADRIAAHWQAASGTH from the coding sequence GTGGCCTACTGGCGAATGGATGAGACAACCGGCACCACCATGGCCGACGCCACCGGCAATGCCAACAATGGTCACTACGCGGGTATCTATACGCTCGGGCAGCCGGGCGCCATTGGTGGCGGCAGTGCCGCGGTCGCCTTTGATGGGCAGAGTGGCGCGGCCAGCGTGCTGAGCTCAACCAGCCTGCAGGTGAACACGGTGACGATCGAGGCCTGGATCAACAAGCGGGCCGACACCGAGTACGGGGTCTACGTCGCCAAGAACGTCGAACCGGGGGGCGGTGCCGGCAGCAGCTGGTTCCAGTTGCTGAACAGCCATCACAACGGCAAGTTGGAATTTCGAGTGACCTCCGACGGTTCGCCGGCCGTCGTCTCCAACTCAACGCTGGCGCTCAACACCTGGTACTACGTGGTCGCGACCTACGACGGCTCCACGGCCAAGCTCTACGTCAACGGCAAGCCCGACGGCACGCTCAAGGTCACCGCCGTCCCCAAGCAGACGGCCGACCCGCTATTTCTCGGCCGCCGAATGGACGGGCTCTTCAACGATGCAGCCCTGGCGGACGTCGCGATCTACGCAACCGCGCTATCGGCAGACCGCATCGCCGCCCACTGGCAGGCGGCGTCCGGAACGCACTAG
- a CDS encoding LamG domain-containing protein yields the protein MRRTFLVLFVAVAISGCGGTTGAAPASTPKSYSAVVLADHPAAYWRMDDTTGTTMADATKNGNNGHYDGIVLPGQPGPFTSDGSTAVGFDGATGGAIVPSSTTLQMNWVTIELWINKRAHSDYGFYVVKNVVGGGGASTGWFELLNNHNNGRLEFRVTGDVDPVLVSTATLDLNRWYYVVATYDGVVAKLYIDGKLDSTLAAVVSPAQNSDPLYIGRRADGFFTNAQLAEVAIYPTALSADRIAAHWQAASATH from the coding sequence GTGCGACGAACCTTCCTCGTGTTGTTTGTCGCCGTGGCGATATCGGGTTGCGGAGGGACCACGGGAGCGGCTCCCGCCAGTACCCCGAAGAGTTACAGCGCCGTCGTGCTGGCGGACCACCCGGCGGCCTACTGGCGGATGGACGACACCACGGGAACGACGATGGCCGACGCCACCAAGAATGGCAACAACGGCCACTATGACGGCATCGTCTTGCCCGGCCAGCCAGGCCCCTTCACCTCTGACGGCAGCACAGCGGTCGGTTTCGATGGGGCGACCGGTGGAGCCATCGTGCCCAGCTCGACCACTCTCCAGATGAACTGGGTCACGATCGAGCTCTGGATCAACAAACGGGCCCACTCGGACTACGGGTTTTATGTCGTCAAGAACGTGGTGGGCGGAGGCGGCGCGAGCACCGGGTGGTTCGAGTTGCTGAACAATCACAACAACGGCCGGCTGGAGTTTCGCGTCACCGGCGACGTTGACCCAGTGCTTGTCTCGACAGCGACGCTGGACTTGAACCGGTGGTACTACGTGGTTGCGACCTACGACGGGGTCGTCGCCAAGCTCTATATCGACGGCAAACTGGACAGTACGCTGGCGGCCGTGGTCTCCCCGGCGCAGAATAGCGATCCGCTTTACATTGGCCGGCGAGCGGATGGCTTCTTCACGAACGCCCAGCTCGCTGAGGTCGCGATCTACCCGACCGCGCTCTCGGCGGACCGGATCGCGGCGCACTGGCAGGCCGCTTCCGCAACGCACTAG
- a CDS encoding uracil-DNA glycosylase family protein, producing the protein MTASLARLHLEILSCSRCVEAGYLPQAAPVLSGRADNRIMLIGQAPGAVEAVRRLPFQGRSRQVLMGWLIRAGFASETQARRQIYLTSVTMCFPGKGTGGGDRRPSRAEVDLCRSHLDRQLALIKPELVILVGGLSHERFLPGRPLDALVGRVFDLSGREVSGRGRARPLLVPLPHPSGASRWLNAPENRVLLDRALWRLSPIVRTLLDGQLVGA; encoded by the coding sequence GTGACGGCGAGCCTTGCCCGACTTCACCTCGAGATCCTCTCCTGCTCCCGATGCGTCGAGGCGGGTTACCTGCCACAGGCGGCCCCGGTCTTGAGCGGCCGTGCGGACAACCGCATCATGCTCATCGGCCAGGCGCCCGGCGCGGTCGAGGCCGTCCGCCGGCTGCCCTTCCAGGGACGGTCGAGGCAGGTGCTGATGGGATGGTTGATCCGTGCGGGTTTTGCCTCGGAGACGCAGGCACGGCGGCAGATCTACCTGACCTCCGTCACCATGTGTTTTCCCGGCAAAGGTACCGGCGGAGGAGACCGACGCCCCAGCCGGGCTGAGGTTGACCTCTGCCGTTCCCACCTTGATCGGCAGCTGGCTCTCATCAAGCCCGAGCTGGTGATCCTGGTCGGCGGGCTGTCCCATGAGCGTTTCCTGCCTGGTCGCCCGCTCGACGCGCTGGTCGGCCGGGTCTTCGACCTCTCCGGCCGCGAGGTCTCAGGTCGCGGCCGCGCCCGGCCGCTGCTGGTGCCGTTGCCGCATCCGTCGGGTGCGAGTCGGTGGCTCAATGCGCCCGAAAACCGGGTACTGCTTGACCGCGCACTGTGGCGGCTCAGTCCGATTGTTCGGACGTTGCTTGACGGTCAATTGGTGGGCGCCTAA
- a CDS encoding DEAD/DEAH box helicase — MIDAFQATLPWPLDPFQMEAIEKLDAHQGVLVSAPTSSGKTVIADYAVFRGLETNARTIYTTPLKALSNQKYHDYRRLHGDGYVGLVTGENTINPGAPVVVMTTEILRNLIYEDPQRLERVRYVILDEVHYIDDFPRGAVWEEIIIQAPPHIKFIGLSATISNFQEVAQWMSLQRGDVATVSVTKRPVELRLWLAMRNEFYPLLDEQGGIPRETRQRAQAEAASDFRLSQLRRPPENDLLPVVDRLRRREFLPAIYFIFSRRGCREALARCAVHGFDLTSDAEKAQIDATMQNRLDQIEDADEAEVYRNLLDGDMLRRGLAMHHAGLLPYLKELVEDLFQRGLIKVVFATETLSLGIHMPARACVVSSFTKFDGRDFAPLTSGELTQLMGRAGRRGIDPIGHGVILKEPDIDIGVVYEAATGEEMTVESKFAPTYNMALNLLRYHPPEEVDLLMERSFGQYQKTVARRSLDDRLANLRQRLADVLASRFNAQGEPCCTEPTFSAFVRAEEEIASLRVRMRRLRSEHWHRGRRRRGGSTREVGGRTLAQLKEELQTWQHKLSELPCRKCPFVAEHRAHHAEVRELQARIRASEQDAERSQGEYRRRMHALRGVLGEIGFLDGAVPTEKGLLASRIYGENSLIITQSIADGWLEELTPAELAASLVMVTAEDRNRDRPRPRRRLPTSGVALAQKRLRIIYYRFSAREKERGEENLRPISTDYVNFTYDWCSGRPLTEMQAPTDVELGDAVKALKGLYSALRQIEWAVTDRPTLRKLVLKARESLERDLITRV, encoded by the coding sequence TTGATCGACGCCTTTCAGGCAACGCTGCCATGGCCGCTCGATCCATTTCAAATGGAGGCCATCGAAAAGCTTGACGCACACCAGGGTGTCCTGGTCTCGGCACCGACCAGCTCGGGCAAGACCGTCATCGCGGATTACGCCGTCTTCCGTGGGCTTGAAACCAACGCGCGCACGATTTACACGACGCCGCTCAAGGCGCTGTCGAACCAGAAATACCACGACTACCGGCGGCTCCATGGCGATGGGTATGTCGGACTCGTCACCGGCGAGAACACCATCAACCCGGGTGCACCAGTGGTCGTGATGACGACGGAGATCCTGCGCAACCTCATCTATGAGGACCCGCAGCGGCTGGAGCGCGTTCGCTACGTCATCCTCGACGAAGTCCATTACATCGATGACTTCCCGCGCGGGGCGGTATGGGAAGAGATCATCATCCAGGCGCCACCGCACATCAAGTTCATCGGACTCTCCGCGACGATCAGCAACTTCCAGGAAGTCGCGCAGTGGATGAGCCTGCAACGTGGGGACGTCGCGACCGTGAGCGTCACCAAACGTCCGGTCGAGCTTCGACTGTGGCTGGCGATGCGCAACGAGTTTTATCCCTTGCTCGACGAGCAGGGCGGCATCCCGCGCGAGACGCGCCAGCGGGCGCAGGCGGAGGCGGCGTCCGATTTCCGGCTGTCGCAGCTGCGACGGCCGCCGGAAAATGACCTGCTCCCCGTGGTCGATCGTCTTCGGCGCCGAGAATTCCTGCCGGCGATCTACTTCATCTTCTCGCGGCGCGGATGCCGCGAGGCGCTGGCGCGCTGCGCGGTGCACGGCTTCGACCTGACCAGTGATGCCGAGAAAGCCCAAATCGACGCGACGATGCAAAATCGCCTGGACCAGATCGAAGACGCCGATGAGGCCGAGGTGTACCGCAACCTCCTCGATGGGGACATGCTGCGGCGGGGGCTGGCGATGCACCATGCGGGTCTCCTCCCCTACCTCAAGGAACTCGTCGAAGACCTCTTCCAGCGCGGCCTGATCAAGGTCGTCTTCGCCACGGAGACCCTGTCTTTGGGCATCCACATGCCGGCGCGGGCCTGCGTGGTCTCGTCATTTACCAAGTTCGACGGCCGCGACTTCGCGCCGCTCACCTCAGGCGAGCTGACCCAGCTCATGGGCCGGGCCGGTCGACGAGGGATCGACCCCATCGGGCACGGCGTGATCCTCAAAGAGCCCGACATCGACATCGGCGTGGTGTACGAGGCGGCCACCGGCGAAGAAATGACGGTGGAAAGTAAGTTCGCCCCGACCTACAACATGGCGCTGAACCTGCTGCGCTACCACCCGCCGGAAGAGGTCGACCTCCTCATGGAACGCTCCTTCGGCCAGTACCAGAAGACGGTGGCCCGCCGATCGCTCGATGACCGCTTGGCGAACCTCCGGCAGCGCCTGGCCGATGTCCTCGCCAGTCGCTTCAACGCGCAGGGCGAGCCGTGTTGCACCGAGCCGACCTTCAGTGCCTTCGTCCGCGCCGAGGAGGAGATCGCCTCACTGCGGGTTCGGATGCGACGGCTGCGCAGCGAGCACTGGCATCGGGGCCGGCGGCGCCGCGGCGGCTCGACGCGGGAGGTTGGCGGCCGCACGCTCGCGCAGCTCAAGGAGGAGCTGCAGACGTGGCAGCACAAACTCAGCGAGCTTCCCTGCCGCAAGTGCCCGTTTGTCGCCGAGCATCGGGCCCACCATGCCGAGGTCCGCGAGCTGCAGGCACGGATCCGCGCGTCCGAGCAGGACGCGGAACGAAGCCAGGGAGAATACCGGCGGCGGATGCACGCGCTGCGCGGCGTTCTGGGCGAGATCGGCTTCCTGGACGGGGCTGTCCCAACCGAGAAAGGCCTGCTCGCGTCTCGGATCTACGGGGAGAACAGCTTGATCATCACGCAGTCCATCGCCGACGGCTGGCTGGAGGAGTTGACGCCAGCGGAGCTGGCCGCCTCGCTGGTGATGGTCACGGCCGAGGACCGCAATCGCGACCGCCCGCGGCCGCGGCGGCGCCTTCCGACGAGCGGGGTGGCTCTCGCCCAGAAGCGGCTCCGCATCATCTATTACCGGTTTTCTGCGCGCGAGAAGGAACGGGGTGAAGAGAACCTGCGACCGATCTCAACGGACTACGTCAACTTCACCTACGACTGGTGCAGCGGCCGCCCGCTGACCGAGATGCAAGCGCCGACCGACGTCGAGCTGGGTGACGCCGTCAAAGCGCTGAAGGGCCTCTACAGCGCGCTGCGCCAGATCGAATGGGCCGTGACCGATCGGCCCACGCTTCGCAAGCTCGTGCTCAAGGCGCGCGAGAGCCTCGAGCGCGACCTGATCACCCGCGTCTAA
- a CDS encoding HEAT repeat domain-containing protein, with the protein MSPATRADDLGTVEEGPLSAILAALARDDPGGVVTALDGQLHHGRPGSPAALRQQVGERLATALAAQTGRVTRWIDALATSPSPTGRQVACLLLAGRYPEDPAGVLRTAEALADDPHWEVREAAGGLLGTLLDRDFAKIRGRLEVLRSSRSENLRRSVVLAVKYAARRDKPERVPQLLSLLQPLMRDEEPYVRRNLGPSAIGDGLLRVDPEETLKCLREWSKDRDHIVRWNVAMAFSSAIGSFHWPAAKSILERLAKGPEPLVRNAVAKAMRRSRQRYTEEVEETRLRWLKDRDRTATAELVGPLKKR; encoded by the coding sequence ATGAGTCCCGCCACCAGGGCCGACGACCTCGGCACGGTAGAGGAAGGCCCACTCTCCGCCATCCTCGCCGCATTGGCGCGGGACGATCCGGGCGGCGTCGTGACCGCCCTCGACGGCCAGCTCCACCATGGGCGCCCTGGAAGCCCGGCTGCCCTCCGCCAGCAGGTCGGAGAACGGCTCGCCACGGCCCTCGCCGCACAGACTGGGCGGGTCACCCGCTGGATCGACGCGCTCGCCACCTCGCCATCGCCGACCGGCCGCCAGGTCGCCTGCTTGCTGCTCGCGGGCCGCTATCCCGAGGACCCCGCCGGCGTCCTGCGAACCGCCGAGGCCCTCGCCGACGACCCACATTGGGAGGTGCGCGAAGCGGCCGGCGGGCTGCTCGGAACCCTGCTCGACCGCGACTTCGCCAAGATCCGCGGACGCCTGGAAGTTCTTCGCTCATCCCGCTCCGAGAATCTCCGGCGGTCGGTCGTGCTGGCGGTGAAGTACGCGGCCCGTCGCGACAAGCCCGAGCGCGTTCCGCAATTGCTGTCGCTGCTGCAGCCGCTCATGCGCGATGAGGAGCCCTACGTCCGCCGCAACCTCGGCCCTTCGGCGATCGGCGACGGCCTGCTGCGGGTTGATCCGGAGGAGACCCTGAAGTGCCTGCGGGAATGGTCGAAGGACCGCGACCACATCGTCCGATGGAATGTCGCGATGGCCTTCTCCAGCGCCATCGGCTCCTTCCACTGGCCGGCGGCCAAGTCGATCCTCGAGCGGCTGGCGAAGGGGCCGGAACCGCTCGTGCGGAATGCGGTCGCCAAAGCGATGCGCCGCAGCCGTCAGCGCTACACCGAAGAGGTCGAAGAGACACGGCTTCGCTGGCTCAAGGATCGCGACCGCACTGCCACGGCTGAGCTGGTTGGTCCGCTGAAGAAGCGCTAG
- a CDS encoding DUF503 domain-containing protein yields the protein MVVGTCELIFQLPENHSLKGKRQVSRSLVQQIRGRFNVSVAEVADLDSWQTLSIGVSCVSNDSRHADEVLSKIVDFVADHNGGALLHQHHIEILRT from the coding sequence ATGGTTGTGGGCACCTGCGAGCTCATTTTCCAGTTGCCGGAAAATCACAGCCTCAAGGGAAAACGCCAGGTGAGCCGTTCGTTGGTGCAACAAATCCGCGGCCGGTTCAACGTGTCCGTGGCCGAGGTGGCCGACCTGGACAGCTGGCAAACTCTGTCGATCGGGGTCAGCTGTGTCAGCAACGACAGCCGGCATGCCGACGAGGTGCTGAGTAAGATCGTCGACTTCGTCGCAGATCACAACGGCGGGGCCCTCCTGCACCAGCACCACATCGAGATCCTCAGGACATGA